The Ziziphus jujuba cultivar Dongzao chromosome 1, ASM3175591v1 genome segment ATGAGGAAGATCGTCTCATCACTTTCTCCAAACGCAGATCTGGAATTTACAAAAAAGCCAGTGAATTGGCAACACTATGTGGGGCAGATGTTGGTGTAGTAGTATTCTCCCCATCAGGTAAGCCCTTCTCCTTTGCCAACCCTTCCATGGAATACATAACCAACCGGTTTTTCAATCGAAACCCGCTTCAAGACACCAATGAAACTCACCATCTGATGGAGACTCACCGCCGTGATAGAGTGGAGGAACTGAACAAGAAGTACAACCAGCTTCAAACCCAACTTGAAGCTGAGAAAGCAAAAGGTAAGGAGCTTAGGAGGTTGTCAAAGGCCAAGGATAAAGATGAGAAAGGATGGTGGGAA includes the following:
- the LOC107413352 gene encoding agamous-like MADS-box protein AGL62; translated protein: MDGGKQTRGRQKIEMKLIENEEDRLITFSKRRSGIYKKASELATLCGADVGVVVFSPSGKPFSFANPSMEYITNRFFNRNPLQDTNETHHLMETHRRDRVEELNKKYNQLQTQLEAEKAKGKELRRLSKAKDKDEKGWWEAPVDELDIYGLKQLNKSLAELHLDLTTHISQRKSTTFGASSSIANHHHHHRGGALVGSDGGTNDDQGCLNPGPFPNDATGTDNLSANFWDYNN